CCTTGCTCTCTCGTCCCCGGCCCGGCGCGGCTTCCAAGGCGGGTGCTCTATAACGCCCCAAGACGGGCGGCGGTGTCGATCATCCGGTTGGAAAAACCCCACTCATTGTCGTACCAGCCCATCACCCGCGCGAGCTTGCCATCGACGACGGAGGTCTGAGACGCATCGAAGCTGCAGGACGCGCTGACATGGTTGAAATCAACGCTGACCAGCTTTTCCATATTATAGGCGATGATCCCCTTCATCGTGCCGTCGGCGGCGGCGCGGAAGGCGGCGTTGATGGTTTCGGGATCGGCCGGGCGGGCGAGGTTGACGTCGAGCGAGACCAGCGAAACATTGGGCGTCGGCACGCGGATCGCGGTGCCGTCGAGCTTGCCCTTGAGTTCGGGGATGACGAGGCCAATCGCGCGCGCGGCGCCGGTCGTGGTCGGAATGATCGAAACCGCGGCCGCCCGCGCCCGGTGCAGATCCTTGTGCAGCGTGTCGACGGTGCGCTGATCGCCGGTATAGGAATGGATCGTCACCATGTAGCCGCGTTCGATGCCGAACGCCTCATGGAGCACTTTGGCCATCGGCGCGAGGCAGTTGGTGGTGCATGAGGCATTGGAGACCACGGTCATCGCCGGGGTCAGCACCTCGTGATTGACGCCGTAAACCACGGTCGCGTCGACGCCATCGGCTGGCGCCGAGACCAAAACCTTGCGCGCCCCGGCGGCGAGCAGGTGGGCAGCAGCCTCGCGCTTGGTGAAAAGGCCCGTGCATTCCATCGCGACATCGACGCCGGCGAACGGCACCTTGGCGGGATCGCGCTCGGCAGAAACCCGGATCGGCCCCCATTCGCGCCCGCCATGACGGATCCGGAGCGAATCCCCCTCCACCGCCACCTCGCCGGGAAAGCGGCCATGGACACTGTCATAACGCAGGAGATGGGCATTGGCTTCGACGCTGCCGAGATCATTGATCGCGACCGGCACGATATCTTCGCGCCCGCTCTCGATGATCGCCCGCAGGACGAGCCGCCCGATGCGGCCAAACCCGTTGATCGCGATACGCACCGGCATAACGTGTTACCTCTTGGTTTTTTTGCTTCAGGGGAGGGCGAGGCGCTTTCGCACCGCGTGCACGAGGGCCTCGGCGGTGATGCCGAAATGGCGGTAAAGCTCCTCATAGGGTGCGGAGGCGCCGAAGCCGGCCATGCCGATGAACACGCCATCAGGGCCGAGCCAGCGCTCCCAGCCGAATCCCGCGGCCGCTTCGATCCCGAATCGCGGCGCGGTGCCGAGCGTCTCCGCCTGATAGGCCGGATCCTGCTGGGCAAAGAGTTCCCAGCAGGGCAAAGACACCACCGCCGCGGCGATACCCTCGGCCGCCAGCGTCTCGCGGGCCGCCATCGCGATCGCGACCTCAGAGCCACTGGCGATCAGCGTTGCCTGGCGCGCGGAGGCGGCCTCGGCGAGGACATAGGCGCCGCGCGCGGTGCGATTTTCGGTGATGTCGGCGCGGAGCGTCGGCAGGGATTGGCGGCTCAGCACGAGGGCGCTCGGTCCGTCGCTACGCCGCAGCGCGAGTTCGAAGCTCTCCGCCGTCTCGATCGTGTCGGCCGGGCGGAAGACGAGAAGATTGGGCATCGCGCGGAGGCTCGCGAGATGCTCGACCGCCTGATGCGTCGGCCCATCCTCGCCGAGGCCGATACTGTCATGGGTCAGAACATGGATCACCCGCAGATGCATCAGCGCCGCAAGCCGCAGCGCCGGGCGGAGATAGTCGCTGAACACGAAGAACGTGCCGCCATAGGGGATCATGCCGCCACTGAGCGCGAGCCCGTTCATCGCCGCCGCCATCGCGTGCTCACGGATGCCGAAATGGAGATAGCGGCCAGCGAATTGCCCCGGCGCAACCTCCGCCATGTCCTTGACCCGGGTAAGATTGGAGCCGGTGAGGTCGGCGGAGCCGCCGATCAACTCCGGCACCAGCGGCACCAGCGCCTCTAGCACTTTCTGGCTTGATTGGCGGGTCGCGAGTTTTGG
This portion of the Acidibrevibacterium fodinaquatile genome encodes:
- the gap gene encoding type I glyceraldehyde-3-phosphate dehydrogenase; this encodes MPVRIAINGFGRIGRLVLRAIIESGREDIVPVAINDLGSVEANAHLLRYDSVHGRFPGEVAVEGDSLRIRHGGREWGPIRVSAERDPAKVPFAGVDVAMECTGLFTKREAAAHLLAAGARKVLVSAPADGVDATVVYGVNHEVLTPAMTVVSNASCTTNCLAPMAKVLHEAFGIERGYMVTIHSYTGDQRTVDTLHKDLHRARAAAVSIIPTTTGAARAIGLVIPELKGKLDGTAIRVPTPNVSLVSLDVNLARPADPETINAAFRAAADGTMKGIIAYNMEKLVSVDFNHVSASCSFDASQTSVVDGKLARVMGWYDNEWGFSNRMIDTAARLGAL